One region of Ictalurus furcatus strain D&B chromosome 17, Billie_1.0, whole genome shotgun sequence genomic DNA includes:
- the LOC128621505 gene encoding cytochrome c oxidase subunit 7A2, mitochondrial, protein MRHLLRLQQVATRAFNTTARQMKNRVPEKQKLFQEDNGLPVHIKGGTTDMLLYRVTMTLTIVGTGFSCYWLLVASMPRNKAE, encoded by the exons ATGAGACACTTACTG AGACTTCAACAGGTGGCCACCAGGGCCTTCAATACAACAGCCAGGCAGATGAAGAACAGGGTTCCAGAGAAGCAGAAGCTTTTCCAG GAGGACAATGGTTTGCCGGTCCATATCAAAGGGGGAACCACTGATATGCTACTCTATCGTGTAACCATGACCCTCACTATTGTTG GCACTGGATTTTCCTGTTACTGGCTTCTGGTGGCTTCAATGCCCAGAAACAAAGCAGAATAA
- the rnaset2l gene encoding ribonuclease T2-like isoform X1 — MASYKMSIIWVCSAVLLIGWVLAQDQAQWSTSEISHSCNWTCMLFTLQWPGSFCLSIDNKNICRIPQDIQEWTIHGLWPLKDHYCCACWPIFHSHLQELEPEISQLWPSFIKTRSDFAFWKDEWIKHGTCAGCVENMGSPVLYFKTVLKLRLLFDVDSALANAGIKPSCNVSYKHDDLHGALEPLLGDNFVLQCVTDGKEREAWVQLKIQVSKNVTLGCRVTEELESNKVTNTTYGHPCPTNTTIFYFPINHEHPKQPCT; from the exons ATGGCCTCGT ATAAAATGTCCATCATCTGGGTTTGTTCTGCCGTTCTACTGATTGGATGGGTTCTTGCACAGGATCAAGCGCAATGGTCCACGAGCGAGATAAGCCA CTCTTGTAACTGGACTTGCATGCTCTTCACACTGCAGTGGCCAGGAAGCTTCTGTCTG AGCATcgacaataaaaacatttgccGGATACCACAGGATATCCAGGAGTGGACCATCCATGGCCTTTG GCCTCTGAAGGATCATTACTGCTGTGCATGTTGGCCAATATTTCATTCTCATCTTCAG GAATTGGAGCCAGAAATCTCCCAGCTTTGGCcttcatttataaaaacaagGAGCGACTTCGCATTCTG GAAAGACGAATGGATTAAACATGGAACATGTGCAGGCTGTGTGGAGAACATGGGTTCTCCGGTTCTCTACTTCAAGACAGTTCTCAAGCTCCGGCTGCTCTTCGACGTTGATAG TGCCTTGGCAAACGCCGGCATTAAACCTTCCTGCAATGTTTCCTATAAG CATGATGACCTGCATGGTGCACTGGAACCACTGCTTGGAGATAactttgtgttacagtgtgtgacGGATGGGAAG GAAAGAGAGGCATGGGTGCAGTTAAAGATCCAGGTCTCTAAGAACGTGACTCTTGGATGCCGGGTGACAGAGGAACTCGAGAGCAACAAGGTCACGAACACTACTTACGGACACCCCTGCCCTACAAACACCACCATTTTCTACTTCCCTATAAACCATGAGCATCCAAAACAACCATGCACCTGA
- the rnaset2l gene encoding ribonuclease T2-like isoform X2 translates to MFSSCNWTCMLFTLQWPGSFCLSIDNKNICRIPQDIQEWTIHGLWPLKDHYCCACWPIFHSHLQELEPEISQLWPSFIKTRSDFAFWKDEWIKHGTCAGCVENMGSPVLYFKTVLKLRLLFDVDSALANAGIKPSCNVSYKHDDLHGALEPLLGDNFVLQCVTDGKEREAWVQLKIQVSKNVTLGCRVTEELESNKVTNTTYGHPCPTNTTIFYFPINHEHPKQPCT, encoded by the exons ATGTTCAGCTCTTGTAACTGGACTTGCATGCTCTTCACACTGCAGTGGCCAGGAAGCTTCTGTCTG AGCATcgacaataaaaacatttgccGGATACCACAGGATATCCAGGAGTGGACCATCCATGGCCTTTG GCCTCTGAAGGATCATTACTGCTGTGCATGTTGGCCAATATTTCATTCTCATCTTCAG GAATTGGAGCCAGAAATCTCCCAGCTTTGGCcttcatttataaaaacaagGAGCGACTTCGCATTCTG GAAAGACGAATGGATTAAACATGGAACATGTGCAGGCTGTGTGGAGAACATGGGTTCTCCGGTTCTCTACTTCAAGACAGTTCTCAAGCTCCGGCTGCTCTTCGACGTTGATAG TGCCTTGGCAAACGCCGGCATTAAACCTTCCTGCAATGTTTCCTATAAG CATGATGACCTGCATGGTGCACTGGAACCACTGCTTGGAGATAactttgtgttacagtgtgtgacGGATGGGAAG GAAAGAGAGGCATGGGTGCAGTTAAAGATCCAGGTCTCTAAGAACGTGACTCTTGGATGCCGGGTGACAGAGGAACTCGAGAGCAACAAGGTCACGAACACTACTTACGGACACCCCTGCCCTACAAACACCACCATTTTCTACTTCCCTATAAACCATGAGCATCCAAAACAACCATGCACCTGA